Proteins encoded in a region of the Lepidochelys kempii isolate rLepKem1 chromosome 24, rLepKem1.hap2, whole genome shotgun sequence genome:
- the LOC140902546 gene encoding nuclear receptor subfamily 2 group F member 5 isoform X2 → MAHTQTSPGQYLLNNGDPYNGHSYLTGFISLLLRAEPYPTSRYGAQCLQSNIMGIENICELAARLLFSAIEWAKNIPFFPDFQLSDQVSLLRMTWSELFVLNAAQCSMPLHVAPLLAAAGLHASPMSADRVVAFMDHIRVFQEQVEKLKALHVDSAEYSCLKAIALFTPDAVGLSDLGPVESIQEKSQCALEEYVRNQYPNQPSRFGRLLLRMPSLRIVSAPVIEQLFFVRLVGKTPIETLIRDMLLSGSSFNWPYIPMQ, encoded by the exons ATGGCCCACACGCAGACCAGCCCCGGCCAGTACCTGCTGAACAACGGAGACCCATACAATGGCCACTCCTACCTGACCGGCTTCATCTCCCTGCTGCTGAGGGCTGAGCCCTATCCAACCTCCCGCTACGGGGCCCAGTGCCTGCAGTCCAACATCATGGGCATCGAGAACATCTGCGAGCTGGCCGCCCGCCTGCTCTTCAGCGCCATCGAGTGGGCCAAGAACATCCCCTTCTTCCCCGACTTCCAGCTCTCCGACCAGGTGTCCCTGCTGCGCATGACCTGGAGTGAGCTCTTTGTGCTCAATGCCGCCCAGTGCTCTATGCCGCTGCACGTGGCCCCGCTGCTGGCGGCCGCCGGCCTCCACGCCTCGCCCATGTCAGCCGACCGGGTGGTGGCCTTCATGGACCACATCCGGGTCTTCCAGGAGCAGGTGGAGAAGCTCAAGGCCCTGCACGTCGACTCGGCGGAGTACTCCTGCCTCAAAGCCATCGCTCTGTTCACACCAG ACGCAGTGGGCCTTTCGGATCTGGGCCCCGTGGAGAGTATCCAGGAGAAGTCGCAGTGCGCCCTGGAGGAGTACGTCCGGAATCAGTACCCCAACCAGCCCAGCCGTTTTGGAAGGCTGCTGCTCCGCATGCCCTCCCTGCGCATCGTCTCCGCGCCCGTCATCGAGCAGCTGTTCTTCGTCCGCCTGGTGGGCAAGACGCCCATCGAGACCTTAATCCGGGACATGCTGCTGTCGGGATCTAGCTTCAACTGGCCCTACATCCCCATGCAGTGA